In Glandiceps talaboti chromosome 16, keGlaTala1.1, whole genome shotgun sequence, a single window of DNA contains:
- the LOC144447048 gene encoding uncharacterized protein LOC144447048 isoform X2, whose amino-acid sequence MTGVIVIFFIITGCHVLLVAQPTTLQSHVITPGIYRVIRGEKGAPGAVGQKGQQGSRGNTGVPGQEGTHGVKGNKGDMGNDGPIGLVGSPGSKGQKGQTGNQGVKGDNGESGNAGEQGPSGSKGQKGIMGLKGSVGSTGRTGMQGVKGDKGEIGNNGHLGPQGLPGNKGQKGVMGNTGNVGPTGPQGFPGNKGQKGIIGNTGSVGLSGPQGLQGDKGQKGIMGNTGNVGPNGPQGFPGNKGQKGIIGNTGSVGLSGPQGLQGNKGQKGIMGNTGSVGPTGPQGFPGNKGQKGIIGNTGNVGLSGPQGLQGNKGQKGIMGNTGSVGPTGPQGLQGNKGQKGIMGNTGNVGLTGPQGLQGNKGQKGIMGNTGSVGPTGQIGIQGVKGDKGEIGNDGHIGPRGLPGYTGQKGAMGNTGNAGPTGQPGIQGVKGDLGNAGPNGPQGHPGIKGQRGIMGITGNVGPTGPQGLPGNRGLKGIKGDTGNIGQIGPRGWQGSKGQKGIKGYIGNVGPQGYRGSKGQKGAKGYQGYTGSKGQKGAMGYQGYTGDKGQKGNAG is encoded by the exons ATGACAGgtgtaattgtaatttttttcatcattactGGTTGTCATGTTCTTCTGGTGGCACAGCCAACAACATTACAAAGTCATGTAATAACACCAGGCATCTACCGTGTTATCAGAGGAGAAAAag GTGCTCCTGGAGCAGTGGGGCAGAAAGGACAACAAGGGTCCAGAGGAAATACAGGTGTTCCAGGTCAAGAAGGTACCCACGGGGTGAAAGGAAACAAGGGAGATATGGGAAATGATGGTCCCATAGGTCTAGTTGGATCACCTGGTAGTAAAGGTCAAAAAGGTCAAACTGGTAATCAAGGAGTAAAAGGTGACAACGGAGAATCAGGAAATGCTGGTGAGCAAGGACCGTCGGGAAGTAAAGGGCAAAAAGGAATCATGGGGTTAAAGGGAAGTGTTGGTTCCACTGGTCGAACTGGTATGCAAGGGGTCAAAGGTGATAAAGGAGAAATAGGAAACAATGGCCATCTAGGTCCACAAGGACTTCCAGGAAATAAAGGACAGAAAGGAGTCATGGGTAACACAGGAAATGTTGGCCCCACTGGTCCCCAAGGATTTCCTGGAAACAAAGGACAGAAAGGAATCATAGGTAACACAGGGAGTGTTGGCCTCTCTGGTCCCCAAGGACTCCAGGGAGACAAAGGACAGAAAGGAATCATGGGTAACACAGGAAATGTTGGTCCCAATGGCCCCCAAGGATTTCCTGGAAACAAAGGTCAGAAAGGAATCATAGGTAACACAGGAAGTGTTGGCCTCTCTGGTCCCCAGGGACTCCAGGGAAACAAAGGACAGAAAGGAATCATGGGTAACACAGGAAGTGTTGGTCCCACTGGCCCCCAAGGATTTCCTGGAAACAAAGGTCAGAAAGGAATCATAGGTAACACAGGAAATGTTGGCCTCTCTGGTCCCCAAGGACTCCAGGGAAACAAAGGACAGAAAGGAATCATGGGTAACACAGGAAGTGTTGGCCCCACTGGTCCCCAAGGACTCCAGGGAAACAAAGGACAGAAAGGAATCATGGGTAACACAGGAAATGTTGGCCTCACTGGTCCCCAAGGACTCCAGGGAAACAAAGGACAGAAAGGAATCATGGGTAACACAGGAAGTGTTGGTCCCACTGGTCAAATAGGTATTCAAGGAGTTAAAGGTGATAAAGGAGAAATTGGAAATGATGGCCATATTGGTCCACGAGGACTGCCAGGATATACAGGACAGAAAGGAGCCATGGGTAATACTGGAAATGCAGGCCCCACTGGACAACCTGGTATTCAAGGGGTTAAAGGAGACCTAGGAAATGCTGGCCCAAATGGACCACAAGGACATCCAGGAATCAAAGGACAGAGAGGAATCATGGGTATTACAGGAAATGTTGGTCCCACTGGTCCACAAGGACTTCCAGGAAATAGAGGACTGAAAGGAATCAAGGGCGATACTGGAAATATTGGCCAGATTGGTCCACGAGGATGGCAAGGAAGTAAAGGGCAGAAAGGAATCAAGGGTTATATAGGAAATGTTGGTCCACAAGGATATAGAGGAAGTAAAGGACAAAAAGGAGCCAAGGGTTATCAAGGTTATACTGGAAGTAAAGGACAAAAAGGAGCCATGGGTTATCAAGGTTATACTGGAGATAAAGGACAAAAAGGAAATGCTG GGTGA
- the LOC144447048 gene encoding uncharacterized protein LOC144447048 isoform X1, translating to MTGVIVIFFIITGCHVLLVAQPTTLQSHVITPGIYRVIRGEKGAPGAVGQKGQQGSRGNTGVPGQEGTHGVKGNKGDMGNDGPIGLVGSPGSKGQKGQTGNQGVKGDNGESGNAGEQGPSGSKGQKGIMGLKGSVGSTGRTGMQGVKGDKGEIGNNGHLGPQGLPGNKGQKGVMGNTGNVGPTGPQGFPGNKGQKGIIGNTGSVGLSGPQGLQGDKGQKGIMGNTGNVGPNGPQGFPGNKGQKGIIGNTGSVGLSGPQGLQGNKGQKGIMGNTGSVGPTGPQGFPGNKGQKGIIGNTGNVGLSGPQGLQGNKGQKGIMGNTGSVGPTGPQGLQGNKGQKGIMGNTGNVGLTGPQGLQGNKGQKGIMGNTGSVGPTGQIGIQGVKGDKGEIGNDGHIGPRGLPGYTGQKGAMGNTGNAGPTGQPGIQGVKGDLGNAGPNGPQGHPGIKGQRGIMGITGNVGPTGPQGLPGNRGLKGIKGDTGNIGQIGPRGWQGSKGQKGIKGYIGNVGPQGYRGSKGQKGAKGYQGYTGSKGQKGAMGYQGYTGDKGQKGNAGQSRGWGWGVALVRFTVFERWGIQQCFQICIP from the exons ATGACAGgtgtaattgtaatttttttcatcattactGGTTGTCATGTTCTTCTGGTGGCACAGCCAACAACATTACAAAGTCATGTAATAACACCAGGCATCTACCGTGTTATCAGAGGAGAAAAag GTGCTCCTGGAGCAGTGGGGCAGAAAGGACAACAAGGGTCCAGAGGAAATACAGGTGTTCCAGGTCAAGAAGGTACCCACGGGGTGAAAGGAAACAAGGGAGATATGGGAAATGATGGTCCCATAGGTCTAGTTGGATCACCTGGTAGTAAAGGTCAAAAAGGTCAAACTGGTAATCAAGGAGTAAAAGGTGACAACGGAGAATCAGGAAATGCTGGTGAGCAAGGACCGTCGGGAAGTAAAGGGCAAAAAGGAATCATGGGGTTAAAGGGAAGTGTTGGTTCCACTGGTCGAACTGGTATGCAAGGGGTCAAAGGTGATAAAGGAGAAATAGGAAACAATGGCCATCTAGGTCCACAAGGACTTCCAGGAAATAAAGGACAGAAAGGAGTCATGGGTAACACAGGAAATGTTGGCCCCACTGGTCCCCAAGGATTTCCTGGAAACAAAGGACAGAAAGGAATCATAGGTAACACAGGGAGTGTTGGCCTCTCTGGTCCCCAAGGACTCCAGGGAGACAAAGGACAGAAAGGAATCATGGGTAACACAGGAAATGTTGGTCCCAATGGCCCCCAAGGATTTCCTGGAAACAAAGGTCAGAAAGGAATCATAGGTAACACAGGAAGTGTTGGCCTCTCTGGTCCCCAGGGACTCCAGGGAAACAAAGGACAGAAAGGAATCATGGGTAACACAGGAAGTGTTGGTCCCACTGGCCCCCAAGGATTTCCTGGAAACAAAGGTCAGAAAGGAATCATAGGTAACACAGGAAATGTTGGCCTCTCTGGTCCCCAAGGACTCCAGGGAAACAAAGGACAGAAAGGAATCATGGGTAACACAGGAAGTGTTGGCCCCACTGGTCCCCAAGGACTCCAGGGAAACAAAGGACAGAAAGGAATCATGGGTAACACAGGAAATGTTGGCCTCACTGGTCCCCAAGGACTCCAGGGAAACAAAGGACAGAAAGGAATCATGGGTAACACAGGAAGTGTTGGTCCCACTGGTCAAATAGGTATTCAAGGAGTTAAAGGTGATAAAGGAGAAATTGGAAATGATGGCCATATTGGTCCACGAGGACTGCCAGGATATACAGGACAGAAAGGAGCCATGGGTAATACTGGAAATGCAGGCCCCACTGGACAACCTGGTATTCAAGGGGTTAAAGGAGACCTAGGAAATGCTGGCCCAAATGGACCACAAGGACATCCAGGAATCAAAGGACAGAGAGGAATCATGGGTATTACAGGAAATGTTGGTCCCACTGGTCCACAAGGACTTCCAGGAAATAGAGGACTGAAAGGAATCAAGGGCGATACTGGAAATATTGGCCAGATTGGTCCACGAGGATGGCAAGGAAGTAAAGGGCAGAAAGGAATCAAGGGTTATATAGGAAATGTTGGTCCACAAGGATATAGAGGAAGTAAAGGACAAAAAGGAGCCAAGGGTTATCAAGGTTATACTGGAAGTAAAGGACAAAAAGGAGCCATGGGTTATCAAGGTTATACTGGAGATAAAGGACAAAAAGGAAATGCTGGTCAGTCTCGTGGTTGGGGCTGGGGGGTCGCATTGGTCCGATTCACGGTTTTTGAAAGATGGGGTATTCAACAGTGCTTTCAAATTTGCATCCCTTGA